One genomic segment of Hordeum vulgare subsp. vulgare chromosome 2H, MorexV3_pseudomolecules_assembly, whole genome shotgun sequence includes these proteins:
- the LOC123425210 gene encoding 4-alpha-glucanotransferase DPE1, chloroplastic/amyloplastic produces the protein MALARTVPLPQLASASPLARHRRCRLLLPAMPKERGLPARGIACRAATTATTTPAAVAAVGVGEDLPEGYEQMMPTVDASQRRRAGVLLHPTSLRGPHGIGDLGDQALAFLDWLHGAGCTLWQVLPLVPPGRKSGEDGSPYSGQDANCGSTLLISLEELVKDGLLMENELPDPLDMEYVEFDTVANLKEPLIAKAAERLLQSPGELRRQYDEFKKNPDVSGWLEDAALFAAIDNSINAVSWSEWPEPLKDRHPGALKDMYENQKDFIENFMAQQFLFEKQWKRVRSHAQKLGISIMGDMPIYVGYHSADVWANRKSFLLDKNGFPTFVSGVPPDAFSETGQLWNSPLYDWKSMEADGFAWWVKRIKRALDLYDEFRIDHFRGLAGFWAVPSGSEVAMFGSWRAGPRNAFFDALFKAVGKINIIAEDLGVITEDVVELRKSIGAPGMAVLQFAFGGGPGNPHLPHNHELNQVVYTGTHDNDTAVGWWQSLPEEEKHTVFKYLPQVSNSDVSWALIATALSSVARTSMVTMQDILSLGSSARMNTPATQKGNWRWRIPSCVSFDSLSLEEAKLKELLGLYNRL, from the exons ATGGCGCTCGCGCGAACCGTCCCGCTCCCGCAgctcgcctcggcctcgcccctagcccggcaccgccgctgccgcctcctcctccccgcaaTGCCGAAGGAGCGCGGGCTCCCCGCGCGAGGGATCGCCTGCCGCGccgcgacgacggcgacgacgacgccggccgcggtggcggcggtgggtgtCGGGGAGGACCTGCCCGAGGGGTACGAGCAGATGATGCCGACCGTGGATGCCTCCCAGCGGCGGCGCGCAGGGGTTCTGCTGCACCCGACGTCGCTCCGCGGCCCGCACGGCATCGGCGACCTCGGCGACCAGGCGCTCGCGTTCCTCGACTGGCTCCACGGCGCCGGGTGCACGCTCTGGCAG GTTCTTCCACTTGTCCCCCCCGGAAGAAAATCCGGGGAGGATGGTTCTCCTTATTCAGGACAG GATGCAAACTGTGGTAGTACACTATTGATTTCTCTTGAAGAGCTTGTTAAAGATGGACTGTTGATGGAAAACGAACTTCCTGATCCTTT AGATATGGAATATGTTGAATTTGACACTGTTGCTAATCTGAAAGAACCACTTATTGCCAAG GCAGCAGAGAGGCTCCTACAGAGCCCTGGAGAGCTCCGAAGGCAGTATGACGAATTCAAGAAAAATCCAGATGTTTCAG GTTGGCTTGAAGATGCTGCACTTTTCGCTGCTATCGACAATAGCATCAATGCAGTGTCCTGGTCTGAGTGGCCTGAACCGCTGAAAGATCGCCATCCTGGAGCCTTGAAAGATATGTATGAAAACCAGAAGGACTTT ATAGAAAATTTTATGGCACAACAGTTCTTATTTGAAAAGCAATGGAAACGGGTTCGTTCACACGCACAGAAGCTGGGCATCAGCATAATGGGTGATATGCCTATATATGTTGGCTACCACAGTGCAGATGTTTGGGCAAACAGGAAATCATTTTTGCTG GACAAGAATGGTTTCCCCACATTTGTTAGTGGTGTTCCACCTGATGCATTCAGTGAAACTGGTCAGTTATGGAACAG CCCATTGTATGACTGGAAATCTATGGAAGCAGATGGCTTTGCATGGTGGGTAAAGAGGATTAAACGTGCCcttgatttgtatgatgagttcCGTATTGACCATTTCCGGGGGCTTGCTGGTTTCTGGGCAGTTCCTTCGG GATCAGAAGTAGCGATGTTTGGAAGCTGGAGG GCTGGACCAAGGAATGCCTTTTTTGATGCGCTCTTCAAAGCTGTTGGTAAAATAAATATAATCGCAGAAGACCTG GGGGTGATAACTGAAGATGTCGTTGAGTTAAGGAAGTCTATTGGGGCTCCGGGGATGGCAGTTCTTCAGTTCG CTTTTGGTGGTGGTCCTGGCAACCCCCACTTACCTCATAACCATGAATTGAATCAAGTTGTATACACAGGGACACATGATAACGATACA GCTGTTGGCTGGTGGCAAAGTTTACCAGAGGAAGAGAAGCACACT GTGTTCAAGTATCTACCGCAGGTCAGCAACTCGGATGTCTCTTGGGCGTTAATTGCTACTGCCCTCTCTTCCGTTGCGAGGACTTCCATGGTAACCATGCAGGACATACTCAGCCTTGGCAGCTCTGCTAGGATGAACACTCCAGCTACACAG AAAGGAAATTGGAGATGGAGGATACCAAGTTGTGTCAGCTTCGACAGCCTTAGCCTCGAAGAAGCCAAGCTGAAGGAGTTGCTTGGGCTGTACAACCGGCTGTGA
- the LOC123425608 gene encoding lysine-rich arabinogalactan protein 19-like translates to MAVPVTSTVATSATSPARQGDDPMDTDDVVSSQPGAICLDEGDHGRADPIVEPAQEPVLEPVLEAALPAAAPAANAPPTEMPPPTEVPPPTEPVPVGEEPTRANLGMPHELSTIPATRIADGIDLDTFVEPSSPDTGLADA, encoded by the exons ATGGCCGTCCCCGTCACCTCTAC ggttgccacttctgcgacctcgccggcccgccaaggggacgaccccatggacacggacgacgTCGTTTCGTCTCAACCAG gggcgatctgcctggacgAGGGTGACCACGGGAGAGCTGACCCCATCGTGGAGCCTGCCCAagagcctgtcctggagcctgtccttgaggccgctcttcctgctgccgcccccGCCGCCAACGCTCCCCCGACCGAAATGCCTCCcccgactgaagtgcctccaccgactgaaccggtgccggtgggtgaaGAACCTACtagggcgaaccttgggatgccccatgaACTTTCCACGATTcctg cTACCCGCATCgcggatggaatcgacttggacacttttgtggaaccCTCCAGTCCAGACACCGGCCTAGCTGACGCATGa